From the genome of Podospora bellae-mahoneyi strain CBS 112042 chromosome 2, whole genome shotgun sequence:
GCTAATGCACTGAAGGCATGACATGACATACAGCAGAGGTTCTCCACTTTTCCAACCCCTTTCCAATTGGAGTCTATTAGTCAAAATGGCACCTTGTATAGAGCAACAGCTAATCGCTGCGACATGTAGCAATataacaacaataacaagACACCCATATAAAGCTCCTGGATATGCATTCATCAACTCAGTCTACACCACCTGAGATATCCCGCCTGCCCGCTGACGCTCTAGAGTAGTACAATACGCGGAGGTTCCGCCCATCCAAAGGGTCTTCCATCTTCATTACAAAATCAATGCAGTCTACTCCTCCCTGGGTATAACAGCCTTTATCTTCTTGAATTTGCTCTGAAATGCCTATGGATTCAGCTGGACGTAGTTGCCTAACGACACAATAGGGTTAGCTGCGAACACTCGAGTCGGTCCTTGGATGGACATAGAAACGTACCAGGAAATTGCCCTTGCTTCCCATGAAACTTGCCGGTCCACCATTCATTCTCATTACTGGTTCTTGATACAATCTCAATCACGTCGCCCGCCCGGAAACTGAGATCGCCCTCAGCCTGCGCCGAATAATCGTAGAGTGCCGTTACCGTTTCCACCTTGGCCACCGAGGCGCCGGCAAGATTCtttggcttgggcttgggcggTGGGGGCTTCGACTTGGCTGCGGCGGCCAGCGACATTGGGCTTTTTTTCGCTGGCGAAATCATGGCAGGAGAGACGGGAGCAGAAGAAtatggagggggtggttgttcgCCACCGTCATTTTCCTGAGATCGCCATGTTGGCCGTGGAGAGGATACTGCAGGCGCTTTGGTTGCGGAGGCTTCACCATTTGTCGCCGCATAAGGGAAGggcgaaggcgagggcgCGGATGTCGAGGCTGAAGCTGATGGTCCCGCTGTGAGCAAacccgctgctgctggctttGCCGCGATGGCTGGTCGCGGAGGCCCATACTTGGGTGGCCGCCTTTGACCAGTCGTCTTGAACTTGACAATAGAGAGTGCCTCAGCTCGCTCTTGGACGTCGCCGCGTTTCGCAAGGAAAGCCTCCTCGACGTCCAGTGTCAGGTCGAAGTATCCTATGTCGACACGCTGCATGCGTTCGTGGAGAGTGTAAAAGATATTGAGCTGCATGTAGTAGAAAGACTGGAACAGAGGCTGGATGAAATCGCGCTCGAGCGCAAAGAGTTTGGGGAGCTCGTCTTTGAGCAGATCGTTGAAGTAGTTAAATTCCTGTGTCGACTGCTCGACGTCATTCTCAGCCTTCCACATggccttctcgtccttggccgacctttccttcttttcctggagcttcttgagggTGGTGCGGTGTCGGTCGTAGTCCAACTTCTTGTGCTCGCGCTTGGTTGCTGTTTTTCGAATGGCCTTGATCACATCCATGAGTTCCTGCGCCGGTCTGACAACCCGCGTGTCAATCATCTCCAGCTCGGGGGCCAGAGTCTCCTGCAAGTCCCGTACAACGGCCTCATACTCCTCGCACGCCCGGATACCGTCCAAGTTCTCTTGCGCAATCAACGAGTCAGGATCCGACATGCGGCCACTAATGGGCTTGTAGATCTCGGTCATTGCTTTGGAAAACTCGATCTGGTGGTTAAGCATgccgttgatggcctcgaagtACTTTTTGCTTTCATCGTGGAGGTTCTTGGTCTCGGCCTCAAGTTCCTGGAATCGTCGTTCGGCATCGATGTAGACGGGGTCTTTGGTGTTCTCGCCGACATTGAACTTTGCCTTGAATTGTTGGGGGGCCTAAAGCAATACAGAAACACAAGAGTCAGCATCAtattccccctcctccttcatcaacacaAGAGCTCTCCTCGAGGAAACACGCATGCTGCGGGGCAGAACCTACTCGAATAAGACCCTTCTGGAAACCCCTGAAACTCATTCTTAGTTACTGCTGAATTGTTGTCTCGTTCGATAAGGTCTGATCGAGGCTAAGAGTGCTGCTAGAAGCAATACGGAGCGTCGCCGGCGTTGTGAAAGTTGAGAATGGGAAGAGTAAGCTTGGCGGCTGTGTCGACAAAGGTTGGTtatggttgatgatggctcTCGGGAgacggatgatgacgatggcaCGGGGGCTCAGCGGGCGTCACTCCAGCTCCTTGGCAGATGAAATCCAATGAAAGACGGGCCAAGTGGGCGCTGCAACGGCACCGAAACCCGATTTCAGGCCTCTCGCCAAGCCAAGGATGCCCTAATTTGGTTTGTCACTGCCCGCCGGGGATTACGGTCAGGATTATGTATTAGTGGGCCCGGTGGTGATAcccaaaagaaaatgatATCAGATAGTTTATTGGAGGCCTTCAGTTCGAGATAGGTAGCTGCACTATGTACGCAGTAGAGGTGTCAAAGGGACAGACAAAACCGGCAGCGCAGCTAAGAGACACCTGCCCCACCCGGCATGCGGTTCTTCTGCGACCTTCGTCATTCCTGAAAACGTTCTCAGCTTCGTCATGCGCCACCGCCGTGACCGGCAGAATGCGGGGCAGCGCCGTGCAACAGCCACAGAGCGAACAAAGCGTGGGGAAAGGTCTTCGCTGATTGGCCACAGGATTATCAATCGAAAAGACTGCCGCCCAGCATTTGGTTATCCATGGGGCATGGAGAATGCGCAAAATCGGAGTTCCGTCCCGCCCACCGAGAAGGAAACTTTTCTTCCCCTACATCTCGcacaacttttttttctcgtaCCATGGCAACTCTTGCACCATCAGCCATCAGACAGGCATCTCGCTTGGCATCCAAGTCGGCCCTCACTGCTGCACCCCGGCATGGCCTCCAGCAGCTATCACGAGTAGCGTCTGCGCCTGTCCAGCGCACTGCTggcaagaagaggagctATGTGACCGAGTCGAAGCGGGATAACGCCCAGGTCCAAACCGAAACCGCCATCCGTCTCGACaggaaggagctggagaaaTCTGGgctcaccatcacctccgaGAATGGCTCGACCGAGCATGTCAGCCCAATGGCTGGTAGGTCTTTTCCCATTACGACTCGATATCTCGGCTCTAGCATGCTAACTCCGAGCTCGCAGATGTCCTGAAGGCGGCGACCATAATGGATGAAGGCCAACGGCCCATCTATATGGATATGCAGGCCACAACTCCACTGGACCCCCGCGTGCTTGATGCCATGATGCCCTACTACACAGGCTTTTATGGCAACCCACATTCCAGGACGCACGCGTACGGATGGGAGAGCGAGAAGGCGGTCGAAGATGCGAGACAACATATTGCCAGCCTTATCGGGGCTGATCCCAAGGAAATCATTTTCACCAGCGGAGCCACGGAAAGCAACAATATGAGCATCAAGGGTGTCGCCAGATTTTTCGGCAGGtccggcaagaagaagcacatCATTACCAGTCAGACCGAGCACAAGTGTGTGCTTGATAGCTGCAGGCATCTCCAAGACGAAGGGTTTGAGGTGACATATCTTCCCGTCGAGTCCAGCGGTCTCATCAACCTTGACAAACTGAAGGCCGCCATCCGCCCCGACACAATGCTTGTCAGCATCATGTCGGTAAACAACGAGATCGGTGTCATTCAACCCATCGAGGAGATTGGCAAGATTTGCCGGGCCAACAAGGTCTTCTTCCACACAGATGCTGCTCAAGCAGTGGGCAAGATTCCTCTGGATGTCAACGCGATGAACATTGATCTGATGTCCATCTCTTCCCACAAGATCTACGGCCCCAAGGGAATTGGAGCTTGCTATGTCCGCCGGCGGCCGAGAGTGAGAAttgaccccatcatcagcgGTGGTGGCCAGGAGAGAGGTCTTCGTAGCGGCACGCTGGCTCCCGcccttgttgttgggtttggtgaGGCGTGCCGCATCGCAAAGGAAGAAATGAAGGTATGTCTCAACTTTTTCCATGGTTCGCGTTACACATACACATCCCCTGGTTTCACCTGATGATCTGCTCATACATGCATGGCTTTCTGAAGTCCGTGACAAGACTGTACTGTTGAGAGACAGCGCCTTTTCTGATTGGAAccttcccttctttctcttgacACAACCGAATATTTTGCTTGGGTGGAGCTAACAGGCAAAACAGTATGATTCGCAGAGAATCAAGTTCCTTTCCGACCGGTTACTCAACGGTCTCCTGTCGATGGAACACACGAGCCAGAACGGTGACCCGGACCACTTTTATCCCGGCTGTGTCAATGTCTCGTTCGCCTATGTCGAGGGTGAATCCCTGCTTATGGCGCTCAAGGACATTGCCTTGTCTTCGGGCAGTGCCTGCACCTCGGCATCGCTTGAGCCCAGCTACGTATTACGAGCCCTGGGCAACAGCGACGAGAGTGCGCACTCCAGTATCCGGTTCGGTATCGGCCGGTTCACCACGGAGCAAGAGATCGATTACGTCCTGAAGGCGGTGACAGAGCGTGTGGGCTTCCTTCGCGAGCTGAGTCCTCTGTGGGAGCTTGTCCAGGAGGGTGTCGACCTCAACACGATTGAGTGGAGTCAGCACTAAGCATGGAGCGGCTGTTTTGCGTTGGAAATTGTTCATTTGGGCGGGCTGGGAGTGTaaaagcaacagcagccaccacaACACCTGTATAATACGTGTATCTACCTACTGCGCAGAATGATACCACGGGGAGCTAACAGCACCCTCACGATGAAATGACTACCTATTACTGGTCCCGAGTTGAGCTTGACTTTGCTGCGTTCCCCTTTGCTGCGACTTGTGTTTTGACTGGGCAATCTCCCCCTGCTATTCGGTCCTTTGAGAGTTGATCGCTGACCCAAGGCGTCGAATGACCAGATTTCTCACATGACAGACTTGACGACATGAACATGTATCGTCGTATATGGGATGGAAGTTGGCTGCTTAATATCCGACCTTATCTTCTTTGTGTGTTCTCGCCCCCGTCGACATGGTTCTAGATTGTAGTCACTCTCGGACGCCCGTAGTTTGTTCAATTAGAAGCACGACTGGTCACGATTGCTGGATAGCCTGGGAGTGGGGTGGCATTGACATggtcttgatgatgttgaatGCTCATCGCGAAACatttgggtggtggtagtgttgttgttttacGGGGGGCGGAACG
Proteins encoded in this window:
- the NFS1 gene encoding cysteine desulfurase (EggNog:ENOG503NUA7; BUSCO:EOG09261Y04; COG:E), with protein sequence MGHGECAKSEFRPAHREGNFSSPTSRTTFFSRTMATLAPSAIRQASRLASKSALTAAPRHGLQQLSRVASAPVQRTAGKKRSYVTESKRDNAQVQTETAIRLDRKELEKSGLTITSENGSTEHVSPMADVLKAATIMDEGQRPIYMDMQATTPLDPRVLDAMMPYYTGFYGNPHSRTHAYGWESEKAVEDARQHIASLIGADPKEIIFTSGATESNNMSIKGVARFFGRSGKKKHIITSQTEHKCVLDSCRHLQDEGFEVTYLPVESSGLINLDKLKAAIRPDTMLVSIMSVNNEIGVIQPIEEIGKICRANKVFFHTDAAQAVGKIPLDVNAMNIDLMSISSHKIYGPKGIGACYVRRRPRVRIDPIISGGGQERGLRSGTLAPALVVGFGEACRIAKEEMKYDSQRIKFLSDRLLNGLLSMEHTSQNGDPDHFYPGCVNVSFAYVEGESLLMALKDIALSSGSACTSASLEPSYVLRALGNSDESAHSSIRFGIGRFTTEQEIDYVLKAVTERVGFLRELSPLWELVQEGVDLNTIEWSQH
- the hob1 gene encoding BAR adaptor protein Hob1 (COG:U; EggNog:ENOG503NU0B; BUSCO:EOG09262PPU), whose product is MSFRGFQKGLIRAPQQFKAKFNVGENTKDPVYIDAERRFQELEAETKNLHDESKKYFEAINGMLNHQIEFSKAMTEIYKPISGRMSDPDSLIAQENLDGIRACEEYEAVVRDLQETLAPELEMIDTRVVRPAQELMDVIKAIRKTATKREHKKLDYDRHRTTLKKLQEKKERSAKDEKAMWKAENDVEQSTQEFNYFNDLLKDELPKLFALERDFIQPLFQSFYYMQLNIFYTLHERMQRVDIGYFDLTLDVEEAFLAKRGDVQERAEALSIVKFKTTGQRRPPKYGPPRPAIAAKPAAAGLLTAGPSASASTSAPSPSPFPYAATNGEASATKAPAVSSPRPTWRSQENDGGEQPPPPYSSAPVSPAMISPAKKSPMSLAAAAKSKPPPPKPKPKNLAGASVAKVETVTALYDYSAQAEGDLSFRAGDVIEIVSRTSNENEWWTGKFHGKQGQFPGNYVQLNP